In Synechococcus sp. CB0101, a genomic segment contains:
- a CDS encoding site-specific integrase, translating into MRNAEIRGLTWDCIRLEQGEVLVMKSLRRDGYSSGRVEWAPTKTGKERVVPLMPQVLETLKEHQQQMDQLSIYDPYGLVFVTPTSHSNVYDHLLGRVWHRSLQRCGLKPRRLYAQRHSFLSHALAMGNSPADLAAAAGHSTKMLLDTYAKPTGRLKMPTW; encoded by the coding sequence CTGCGAAATGCCGAAATCAGGGGGCTGACCTGGGATTGCATCCGCTTGGAGCAGGGAGAGGTGCTGGTGATGAAGAGCCTGCGGCGTGATGGGTATTCCAGTGGGAGGGTTGAGTGGGCACCCACCAAGACGGGCAAGGAGCGAGTGGTGCCGCTGATGCCCCAGGTGCTGGAGACCTTGAAAGAGCACCAGCAGCAGATGGATCAGCTGAGCATCTACGACCCGTATGGGCTGGTATTCGTCACGCCCACCAGCCACAGCAACGTCTATGACCACTTGTTGGGTCGTGTTTGGCATCGCAGCCTGCAGCGGTGTGGATTGAAGCCGAGGAGGCTGTATGCCCAGCGTCATAGTTTTCTGTCTCATGCTCTTGCGATGGGCAATTCGCCAGCTGATTTGGCAGCGGCGGCAGGTCACTCCACCAAGATGCTCCTGGATACCTATGCCAAACCAACAGGCAGATTGAAGATGCCGACTTGGTAA